A single Cryptococcus deuterogattii R265 chromosome 2, complete sequence DNA region contains:
- a CDS encoding cytosine-purine permease, which translates to MSITPPIHDEKDIEAQTYVSPVGRQHNHASTGGILEANDGVPRGKGFFAPLWKAMAWFDRFGVEVRGIERVPEDDRPHTSWWDNGTLWFSVNSCVGTFGVGYLGHLYYGMGLRDAALTIVFFNFLSCAPVAYMCTFGKELGLRQMVLSRFSLGYWTGTIPVIFNLIACCGWATMNTIAGVSCWRAVSTTHQIPAVAATVILALLALVISFCGYKVIHLYEKFAGYPVLIAFLVSMGTSAKYMDLPGAWGPSGPVEAAGVLTFGCAIVGFAIGWVGYAADFTVSMPKETSTKKLFWVTYWGLAIPLIFIELMGALAVTTFSARPDWEEMFNDGAVGGLLAGLLQPCGGFGKFLLVILGLSTVAVNTPNVYIFTNTFHALSPYCQAIPRPFIALIVSIIYAALAAAGANSFSAVLENLLLFLAYWLAMYFGIVATEHLVFRKNSFDNYVPDDYTNWRMLPLGVAGFFALGLGWTGAALGMNTSWFIGPIAKRIGSGGDVGFELAFGFAVTTFIPLRYFEKKYWGH; encoded by the exons ATGTCCATCACACCACCCATACATGACGAAAAAGATATCGAAGCCCAAACCTACGTTTCCCCAGTCGGTCGCCAACATAATCATGCCTCTACAGGTGGTATTCTCGAGGCTAATGATGGTGTACCCCGAGGGAAGGGTTTCTTTGCCCCTTTATGGAAAGCCATGGCCTGGTTTGATCGG TTCGGAGTTGAAGTAAGAGGTATTGAAAGAGTACCTGAAGATGACAGACCTCATACAAGCTG GTGGGATAACGGTACGCTCTGGTTTTCCGTCAACTCTTGTGTCGGTACTTTTGGTGTAGGCTACTTGGGGCACCTCTACTACGGTATGGGCCTTCGAGATGCCGCTCTAACTattgtcttcttcaacttccttTCCTGCGCTCCCGTCGCTTATATGTGTACTTTCGGTAAA GAACTTGGGCTTCGTCAGATGGTCCTCTCACGTTTTTCCCTTGGTTATTGGACAGGTACTATCCCCGTTATCTTCAACTTAATTGCTTGCTGTGGTTGGGCTA CCATGAACACTATAGCTGGTGTCTCTTGTTGGCGAGCAGTCAGCACTACTCATCAAATACCTGCGGTTGCTGCTACTGTTATCCTTGCTCTCCTTGCTCTTGTCATTTCCTTCTGTGGATACAAGGTCATCCATCTTTATGAAAAGTTTGCTGGTTATCCTGTTTTGAT CGCTTTCTTGGTCTCTATGGGCACTTCTGCCAAGTACATGGACCTCCCAGGCGCTTGGGGTCCCAGCGGACCCGTAGAAGCTGCCGGTGTTCTCACGTTTGGCTGTGCCATTGTCGGATTTGC GATCGGATGGGTCGGATACGCTGCCGATTTTACCGTCTCCATGCCCAAAGAGACAAGTACCAAAAAGCTTTTCTGGGTTACCTACTGGGGTCTCGCAATTCCATTGATCTTCATTGAGCTTATGGGTGCTTTGGCGGTCACTACCTTTAGTGCCCGACctgattgggaagagatgt TCAACGATGGGGCTGTCGGTGGCTTACTCGCGggccttcttcagccttgTGGCGGCTTTGGTAAATTCTTGCTTGTCATCCTCGGTTTGTCAACCGTGGCTGTCAACACACC CAACGTCTATATCTTTACCAACACTTTCCACGCTCTCTCTCCTTATTGCCAAGCCATACCCCGTCCTTTCATTGCCCTCATTGTCAGCATCATTTACGCCGCTCTTGCCGCGGCCGGTGCAAATTCCTTCTCTGCCGTGCTTGaaaaccttcttctcttcttggctTACTGGCTCGCCATGTACTTTGGTATCGTGGCGACTGAGCACCTGGTTTTTAGGAAGAACAGCTTCGACAATTATGTGCCAGATGATTATACAAATTGGAGGATGTTGCCTCTGGGTGTTGCTGGGTTCTTTGCCTTGGGTCTCGGATGGACAGGTGCTGCGCTTG GTATGAATACTTCTTGGTTCATCGGCCCTATTGCGAAACGAATTGGAAGTGGTGGCGATGTGGGCTTTGAGCTGGCCTTTGGGTTTGCAGTAACAACCTTCATTCCATTACGATACTTTGAAAAGAAGTACTGGGGCCATTAG
- a CDS encoding nascent polypeptide-associated complex subunit alpha: protein MSIENLHISDETEIPAGATVELHSRPERKARKALEGLGLKRVQGIQRVTLRRARNVLLVVANPEVYKSPGSDCYIVFGEAKVEDPNSAAQLQAQAQLAASSQAAQQAHAHGGFKEGVPKSLEELMQDEPSADSSAPAPSGEATDAAASGDFKVSDEEIQLIVAQTGVDEAKAREAYISEKGDLINAIMKLQ, encoded by the exons ATGTCCATCGAGAACCTCCACATCTCTGACGAGACCGAAATCCCCGCCGGCGCCACCGTCGAGCTCCATTCCCGCCCCGAGCGAAAGGCCAGGAAGGCTCTCGAAGGTCTCGGCCTCAAGCGCGTCCAGGGCATCCAGAGGGTCACCCTTCGACGAGCCCGCAAcgtcctcctcgtcgtcgccAACCCCGAAGTCTACAAGTCCCCCGGAAGCGACTGCTACATCGTCTTTGGAGAGGCCAAGGTGGAAGACCCTAACAGCGCGGCTCAGTTGCAGGCGCAGGCTCAGTTGGCTGCCAGCAGCCAGGCCGCCCAGCAGGCTCATGCCCACGGAGGGTTCAAGGAGGGTGTGCCCAAGTCTTTGGAGGAGTTGATGCAGGATGA ACCCTCCGCCGACTCTTCCGCCCCTGCCCCCTCTGGCGAGGCTACCGacgctgctgcttctgGCGACTTCAAGGTTTCTGACGAGGAGATTCAACTCATTGTCGCCCAAACTGGTGTGGACGAAGCCAAGGCTCGAGAGGCGTACATTTCTGAGAAGGGTGACTTGATCAATGCTA TCATGAAGCTCCAATAA
- a CDS encoding phytanoyl-CoA dioxygenase — MSQFNLDELSSFREHYHTHGYVVVPSLISDHFLPLLREAADHIVDLSRSGKWDNVRVVGKPFPPWDAKDQEDIWGVQNVMHPDLGHKVFAEWYGSEGMLEVSRALMGCEQEDMQFELFNLLINPTNAVYALVWHRDDVKPTATPQEEIAALQKDYHGIQWNAALYDDECLSVVPKSHLRVSTPDEKKALLGEREMPGGMKVKLKTGETVFYNNNIIHIGSYDPTTKRRTLHGCYGCPPPGDTSRARNILQHDLTYTLDPEFRESVPEGLKGMVDKLNRMQKLLEGQVLEYSQD; from the exons ATGTCGCAGTTCAACCTTGACGaactctcctctttccgtGAACACTACCACACCCACGGTTATGTGGTCGTCCCTTCTCTCATTTCTGACCACTTCTTGCCCCTTCTCCGTGAAGCTGCAGACCACATTGTTGATCTATCCCGTTCCGGCAAATGGGACAATGTCCGCGTGGTAGGGAAACCGTTCCCGCCCTGGGACGCAAAAGATCAGGAGGATATCTGGGGTGTGCAGAATGTGATGCACCCAGACTTGGGGCATAAGGTGTTTGCGGAATGGTATGGGAGTGAAGGGATGCTGGAGGTATCGAGAGCTTTGATGGGTTGTGAGCAGGAGGACATGCAGTTCG AACTGTTTaacctcctcatcaacccCACCAACGCAGTCTATGCCCTTGTATGGCATCGAGACGACGTCAAGCCCACAGCCACGCCCCAAGAGGAAATCGCAGCTCTGCAGAAAGATTACCACGGCATCCAGTGGAATGCTGCTCTCTACGACGACGAGTGTCTTTCTGTCGTGCCTAAATCGCATCTCCGAGTCAGCACTCCcgatgaaaagaaagcattgttgggagagagagagatgcCAGGTGGTATGAAGGTGAAGCTAAAGACTGGCGAAACGGTGTTCTACAACAACAATATAA TCCACATAGGAAGCTATGACCCCACCACGAAAAGGCGAACCCTCCACGGATGTTATGGCTGCCCTCCGCCAGGCGATACCTCTCGAGCACGAAATATCCTACAACATGATTTGACATATACCCTCGACCCTGAATTCCGAGAGTCAGTGCCAGAGGGGCTGAAGGGGATGGTGGATAAATTGAACAGAATGCAGAAGCTTCTAGAGGGACAGGTGCTCGAGTATTCGCAGGATTGA
- a CDS encoding catalase, which translates to MAQMLNQAVNAVAGDAKYRQMAENTIDQTSKTPLTTYFGVKIPETDLSLRAGARGPTLLEDFHNREKIQHFDHERIPERVVHARGSAAHGEFKLHTPLTGITTAKVLTDTSKVVPAYVRFSTVAGSRGSADTVRDVRGFATRFYTDEGNWDLVGNNIPVFFIQDAIKFPDVIHAVKPAPHNEIPQAQTAHDNAWDFISLHQQAAHMQQWLTSDRAIPRSYRMMQGFGVHTFRLINEEGKSTFVKYHWIPHLGAHSLVWDEALKIAGQDPDFHRRDLWDAIEVKAFPKWELGVQLIKEEDEHKFDFDILDSTKLIPEELVPVQKIGTLTLNRNPVDFFAEVEQVAFCTQHIVPGMDFTDDPLLAGRNFSYPDTQISRLGVNWTDLPINRPICPFMTNFRDGQMSIFSKNNRTPYHPNRNDTLSLTSPKDGGFTSYPEKISGAKERLNSPKFKEYYSQGTLFWNSMSETEKQHMISAYHFELSHCAENVVIQNVINRLSDLNHDLAAAVHASFPHLNLPEAKPTHNMKSEYLSQITGKNQVFTASGRRIGIYLVPGYTYSQVVPLFAAFEAAGCMVKFIGPTLGPIKAANGESFTAEFTFEGCRSTFFDAIVIAGGPDDSFIPKLKIGRLIHAVREAYMHLKAIGVLGNATQWVVDTCLPGDFSSNAKTESSVVMENGVVFAPGDPTLHSVQFAKQFLEGVANHRVWDRQVAHIAA; encoded by the exons ATGGCGCAAATGCTGAACCAAG CCGTCAATGCCGTTGCTGGCGATGCTAAATATCGCCAAATGGCCGAGAACACCATCGATCAGACGAGCAAAACTCCGTTGACGACTTACTTTGGAGTGAAAATCCCAGAAACTGATCTCTCGTTGCGAGCTGGTGCCAGAGGGCCCACTCTGCTTGAAG ACTTCCATAACAGAGAAAAGATCCAGCATTTCGATCACGAGCGCATCCCTGAGCGAGTCGTGCACGCTCGTGGCAGCGCAGCTCATGGAGAGTTCAAGCTTCATACTCCTCTGACCGGCATCACTACTGCGAAG GTTTTGACCGATACCAGCAAGGTTGTCCCTGCCTATGTCAGGTTCAGCACCGTCGCTGGTTCACGAGGCAGTGCTGACACCGTGAGAGATGTCCGAGGCTTTGCCACTAGGTTCTATACAGACGAAGGTAATTGGGATCTCG TGGGCAACAACATCCCAGTCTTCTTTATCCAA GATGCTATCAAATTCCCAGATGTCATCCACGCCGTTAAGCCCGCTCCCCACAACGAGATACCTCAAGCCCAAACTGCGCACGACAATGCTTGGGACTTCATATCTCTCCATCAACAAGCTGCTCACATGCAGCAGTGGCTTACTTCCGACCGGGCTATTCCTCGATCCTATCGTATGATGCAAGGTTTCGGTGTCCATACCTTCCGACTTATCAATGAGGAAGGCAAGAGCACTTTTGTCAAGTACCACTGGATTCCTCATCTTGGCGCTCATTCTCTTGTGTGGGATGAGGCCCTCAAAATTGCCGGACAAGACCCGGACTTCCATCGAAGGGATCTCTGGGACGCAATCGAAGTCAAAGCATTCCCCAAATGGGAATTGGGCGTACAGCTgatcaaagaggaagatgaacaCAAGTTTGACTTCGACATCCTTGACTCAACCAAG CTTATTCCTGAGGAACTCGTACCTGTTCAGAAGATTGGGACTTTGACGCTCAATCGCAACCCTGTCGATTTCTTTGCTGAAGTAGAGCAAGTCGCTTTTTGTACACAGCACATCGTTCCAGGCATGGACTTTACCGACgaccctcttcttgctggcAGGAACTTCTCCTATCCTGACACGCAGATCTCACGTCTGGGCGTCAACTGGACCGATCTCCCTATCAATAGACCTATTTGCCCCTTCATGACGAACTTCCGTGATGGGCAAATGAGCATATTCAGCAAAAACAACAGAACGCCTTATCACCCCAACAGGAACGACACTCTTTCACTTACGTCTCCCAAGGATGGTGGCTTCACAAGCTATCCTGAGAAGATATCCGGCGCCAAGGAGAGGCTCAATTCGCCCAAGTTCAAA GAATACTATTCACAGGGAACCCTTTTCTGGAACTCGATGTCCGAGACGGAAAAGCAGCATATGATTAGTGCATACCACTTCGAGTTGTCGCACTGTGCAGAGAATGTTGTCATCCAAAACGTCATCAACAGGCTCAGTGATTTGAACCACGATCTTGCTGCCGCGGTTCACGCCAGCTTCCCTCATCTTAACTTGCCTGAGGCCAAACCCACCCACAATATGAAATCCGAGTACCTGTCGCAAATTACTGGCAAGAACCAAGTCTTCACTGCTTCTGGGAGAAGGATTGGTATTTACCTCGTACCCGGGTACACTTACTCGCAAGTTGTACCCTTGTTTGCCGCTTTCGAAGCGGCTGGGTGTATGGTGAAGTTT ATTGGCCCTACGCTTGGTCCAATCAAAGCAGCAAATGGCGAGTCATTCACGGCCGAATTCACATTCGAAGGCTGTCGCTCCACTTTCTTTGACGCTATTGTCATCGCCGGTGGTCCCGATGATTCCTTTATCCCGAAGCTCAAGATTGGCCGACTTATTCACGCAGTAAGGGAGGCTTATATGCACCTTAAGGCCATCGGCGTACTTGGTAATGCTACCCAATGGGTTGTAGATACTTGCTTGCCTGGAGATTTCAGCTCCAACGCCAAGACTGAGTCAAGTGTCGTTATGGAAAACGGTGTTGTCTTCGCTCCCGGTGACCCAACTCTCCATTCCGTCCAGTTTGCTAAACAGTTCTTGGAGGGTGTCGCCAACCACCGTGTTTGGGACAGGCAAGTTGCGCACATTGCTGCGTAG
- a CDS encoding prefoldin subunit 1, giving the protein MSTLSDDTLRKILVQIQTQAITSQKQLAVVKAQITSKEKERRILALQVKELGNVPGDGGMYKGVGKMFIEQPRQEINKENAEQEKQLAEDVQNLSKKAKYLEKQFDEANSQLKDIFHAQKRQEQS; this is encoded by the exons ATGTCAACCCTTTCAGACGACACTCTCCGTAAAATCCTCGTCCAGATCCAAACCCAA gcGATAACCTCCCAAAAGCAACTGGCCGTCGTCAAAGCTCAAATTACATCTAAAGAGAAAGAACGTCGCATCTTGGCGTTACAAGTGAAGGAGCTGGGGAATGTTCCTGGGGATGGGGGGATGTACAAAGGCGTTGGGAAGAT GTTTATAGAACAACCGCGACAAGAGATTAACAAGGAGAATGCGGAGCAAGAGAAACAACTTGCAGAAGATGTTCAGAACCTTTCAAAAAAA GCAAAGTACTTGGAAAAACAATTCGACGAAGCTAATAGTCAATTAAAAGATATC TTCCACGCCCAAAAGAGACAAGAACAAAGCTAG
- a CDS encoding pre-mRNA branch site protein p14, giving the protein MQRPNDSLTQRALFVKNLNFNITGADLYDLFGKYGPIRQIRLGTDANLKTKGTAYVVFESPDDAKEAVNQLNGFHLMERYIVVLYHHPSKQQASALAKAELRAREEALAEEKKRLGMKDE; this is encoded by the exons ATGCAACGACCAAACGACTCTTTAACCCAACGAGCTCTCTT CGTCAAGAACCT CAACTTCAACATTACCGGTGCCGACTTGTACGACCTCTTTGGCAAGTACGGACCCATCCGGCAAATCCGTCTCGGTACAGACGCGAATCTCAAGACCAAGGGGACAGCATATGTAGTGTTTGAGAGCCCGGATGATGCCAAGGAGGCTGTCAATCAACTGAACGGTTTCCACTTGATGGAAAGATATATTGTCG TGCTTTACCACCATCCCTCAAAACAACAAGCGTCTGCGCTGGCCAAGGCGGAATTAAGAGcgcgagaagaagctttagcagaggagaagaagcgattGGGCATGAAGGACGAATAG
- a CDS encoding U6 snRNA-associated Sm-like protein LSm1: MDALIPFTTSGSLVDLVDKKVLVILRDGRKLIGVFRSYDQFANFLLESCVERLHYKLEYADKDIGVLLVRGENVVALGEIDLIAEDVVPLQQVDLQEIEEKISAENKQRERDHAIKESVLSKMGFVNEGKEGDAY; encoded by the exons ATGGACGCTCTCATCCCCTTCACGACTTCCGGTTCACTGGTTGATCTTGTTGACA AGAAAGTGCTCGTTATTTTGCGAGACGGTAGGAAGTTGATAGGTGTTTTTAGGAGTTACGACCAATTTG CCaacttccttcttgaaTCATGTGTAGAGAGATTACACTACAAACTCGAATATGCCGACAAGGATATCGGAGTGCTGTTAGTGCGAGGGGAGAACGTTGTGGCTTTAGGAGAAATT GATCTAATAGCAGAAGACGTGGTACCTTTACAACAAGTAGACTTGCAAGAaattgaggagaagatttcCGCTGAGAAC AAACAACGAGAACGAGACCATGCTATAAAAGAGTCTGTGTTATCAAAGATGGGCTTTGTGAACGAGGGCAAGGAGGGCGATGCGTACTAG
- a CDS encoding pleiotropic drug resistance protein gives MSFFKSRSASASTASLRSENLGPKTTEILTLPHQESSVKKNWEYDDHQLGLIAQLREYTKTIALPESDEYYPWEQRFLSDPATHARYMRAAKWKLHDAKHRIKGTMEWRREFKPELIHPDDVGIEAETGKIILTGFDMDARPILYMRPGRENTETSPRQIRHLIYHLERAIDLMPPGQEQVAIIVDYKSATSQSNPSIGTARKVLHILQNHYVERLGRGLVVNMPWWINAFFSGISPFMDPITRDKIRFNPRLLDLVPAAHLDSEFGGDYNFEYDYSVYWKTITEFCHIAPDGKRVPPPGKEEESKGKQGWIPPAGNGIKAAVEGYVPKEGAVKSGEIIKAGKEGKETEKGSAAGAPPTTTTLSTTTSPAPPEEEMEALAIQTAPGKPLDGPLFAHPPSEGEVNEAKKSLDISA, from the exons ATGTCCTTTTTCAAGTCAAGATCTGCTTCTGCATCCACAGCTTCCCTCAGGTCGGAGAACTTGGGACCAAAGACGACTGAAATCCTCACCCTACCCCATCAAGAATCGAGTGTGAAGAAAAATTGGGAGTATGATGATCATCAACTCGGCCTC ATTGCACAGCTCAGAGAG TACACCAAGACCATCGCCCTCCCAGAGTCTGACGAATACTACCCTTGGGAACAGCGTTTCCTCTCCGATCCTGCTACCCACGCGCGATACATGCGTGCCGCCAAATGGAAGCTTCACGACGCGAAGCACAGGATCAAGGGGACGatggagtggaggagggagtTCAAGCCAGAGCTGATACATCCTGATGACGTTGGTATTGAAGCTGAGACTGGTAAGAT TATTCTTACAGGCTTCGATATGGATGCCCGACCAATCCTCTACATGCGACCTGGTAGAGAAAACACCGAGACTAGCCCTAGGCAAATTAGGCATCTTATCTACCACCT TGAGCGAGCAATCGACTTAATGCCTCCTGGGCAAGAACAAGTTGCCATTATCGTCGAC TACAAATCCGCTACATCCCAATCCAACCCTTCCATCGGTACAGCCCGTAAAGTGCTCCACATTCTTCAGAACCACTATGTCGAACGACTTGGGAGGGGTTTAGTCGTTAATATGCC ATGGTGGATTaatgccttcttctctggtATTTCTCCTTTCATGGACCCCATCACACGCGACAAGATCCGATTCAACCCCCGCCTACTCGACCTCGTCCCCGCCGCGCACCTCGACTCGGAGTTTGGTGGGGACTATAATTTCGAGTATGATTACTCTGTTTACTGGAAGACGATTACCGAGTTTTGCCATATTGCTCCGGACGGGAAGCGAGTGCCTCCTCCaggcaaggaggaggagagtaAAGGGAAACAAGGGTGGATCCCCCCCGCGGGGAATGGGATAAAGGCTGCGGTGGAGGGATATGTGCCAAAAGAGGGGGCCGTAAAGAGTGGAGAAATTATCAAGGCTGGCAAGGAGGGTAAGGAGACGGAGAAGGGCTCTGCCGCCGGTGCCCCTCCTACCACTACCACCCTTTctaccaccacctcccccGCCCcgccagaagaagaaatggaagccCTGGCGATCCAAACAGCCCCGGGCAAACCACTCGACGGTCCGTTGTTTGCTCACCCACCTAGTGAGGGGGAAGTGAAtgaggcgaagaagagtttggATATTTCTGCATAA
- a CDS encoding zuotin (genome sequence mistake), with protein KQLPIYPAGPSFISAARRQILQRSFADDDKAVLEAREREAEAKANASADGSQYPGLGEEEEPHTVLSSDPKEWKKQDHYAVLGLGHLRYTATDDHIKVAHRRKVLRHHPDKKASQTGHGTNDDSFFKCIQKAHETLTHPERRRQFDSIDWNINDEVPDFKKLSPEEFCTQANALFAREGRFSKIQPVPEFGDLNSPKKEVEDFYHFFYNFDSWRSFEWHDKEVNEGSDSRDDKRFTEKKNKSERTRRKKEDNIRLRELVDSVLALDPRIKRIKAEEKAAREAKKKGGAAGAPKQLSAAEKKKLEEQKKKEEEEKKAAEKKANEASKADREAAKKAKEAARKNLKKWKKAIATVIASSNYFQAEGTVASAQVIEKQLGELDALVELLEPEQVKDLKEKVEKAGNGAPVKAALQEKVAALGEKGAGKFTEFA; from the exons AAGCAGCTCCCTATCTACCCCGCCggtccttctttcatctccgCCGCTCGTCGACAAATCCTTCAACGATCTTTTGCAGACGATGACAAGGCCGTCCTCGAGGCTCGTGAGCGTGAGGCTGAGGCGAAGGCCAATGCCTCTGCCGACGGTAGCCAATACCCCGGTCtgggtgaggaggaagagcctCATACTGTCCTGTCTTCTGACCCcaaggagtggaagaagcaggaccACTATGCTGTCCTTGGATTGGGCCATTTGAGGTACACTGCCACTGACGATCACATCAAGGTTGCTC ACCGAAGGAAGGTCCTGCGACACCACCCTGACAAGAAGGCCAGCCAAACTGGTCACGGTACCAATGACgactctttcttcaaatGTATCCAGAAGG CCCATGAGACCCTTACCCACCCCGAGCGTCGACGTCAATTTGACTCTATCGACTGGAACATTAACGACGAAGTTCCCGACTTCAAGAAGCTTTCTCCTGAAGAGTTCTGTACCCAGGCGAACGCCCTCTTTGCTCGTGAAGGTCGATTCTCCAAAATCCAGCCCGTTCCAGAGTTTGGTGACCTCAATTCCCCCAAAAAGGAAGTCGAGGACTTCTACCACTTCTTCTACAACTTTGACTCATGGAGGAGTTTCGAGTGGCACGACAAGGAGGTTAACGAGGGTTCCGACTCTCGTGACGACAAGCGATTcactgagaagaagaacaagtcTGAGCGAACCCGACGTAAGAAGGAGGACAACATCCGTCTCCGTGAGCTTGTTGACTCTgtccttgctcttgacCCCCGTATCAAGAGGATCAAGgccgaggagaaggctgccCGTGAAgctaagaagaagggtggtgCCGCTGGTGCCCCTAAGCAGTTGAGCGCtgccgagaagaagaagctggaggagcagaagaagaaggaggaagaagagaagaaggcagctgagaagaaggccaacGAAGCTAGCAAGGCTGACAGGGAGGCTGCCAAGAAGGCTAAGGAAGCTGCCAGGAAGAACCTcaagaagtggaagaag GCCATCGCCACTGTCAttgcctcttccaactACTTCCAAGCCGAAGGCACCGTCGCCTCTGCCCAGGTTATCGAGAAGCAACTCGGTGAGCTCGACGCTCTCGTTGAGCTTCTCGAGCCCGAGCAGGTCAAGGAcctcaaggagaaggtcgAGAAGGCTGGCAACGGCGCCCCTGTTAAGGCTGCTTTGCAGGAGAAGGTTGCCGCtttgggagagaagggtgCTGGCAAGTTTACTGAGTTCGCTTAG